The following are encoded together in the Pedobacter steynii genome:
- the hisG gene encoding ATP phosphoribosyltransferase translates to MKTLKIAIQKSGRLNEKSVEILKNCGLSFENYKSSLISTVTNFPLEILFLRDDDIPEYVQDGIADLGIVGENVIVEAGAEVTYLQKLGFGKCTLKIAIPNESRITEVAQLEGKAIATSYPVILEKYLKENHVNADIRTISGSVEIGPGLGLSDAICDIVSTGGTLKSNGLKPFSEVMKSEAVLIGSKGSELLPEVQELLQRILSVLRAKETKYVVLNVAKVNLKKVVDLLPGVKSPTVVPLFDEDWVAVHSVIAEHDFWEKINSLKAAGAQGIVVMPIEKIIA, encoded by the coding sequence TTGAAAACACTTAAAATTGCTATCCAGAAATCGGGTAGACTAAACGAAAAATCAGTAGAGATTCTTAAAAATTGTGGTTTATCATTTGAAAACTACAAAAGCTCCCTTATATCCACTGTTACCAATTTCCCTTTAGAGATTCTTTTTCTGAGAGATGATGATATTCCCGAATATGTTCAGGATGGAATTGCAGACCTCGGCATTGTAGGCGAAAATGTAATCGTCGAGGCTGGCGCCGAAGTGACCTATCTTCAGAAATTAGGTTTCGGAAAATGCACCCTTAAGATTGCTATTCCTAATGAAAGCCGGATCACTGAGGTGGCACAACTGGAAGGAAAAGCGATTGCAACATCTTATCCGGTAATCCTGGAAAAGTATCTTAAAGAGAACCATGTAAATGCAGACATCAGAACGATTTCAGGATCTGTGGAAATTGGTCCGGGTTTAGGATTAAGCGATGCGATCTGCGATATCGTTTCCACCGGTGGAACATTAAAGAGCAATGGACTCAAACCTTTCTCGGAAGTGATGAAATCTGAAGCAGTACTGATCGGAAGCAAAGGCTCTGAATTGCTGCCGGAAGTTCAGGAATTATTACAGAGAATACTTTCTGTTTTACGCGCTAAAGAAACCAAATATGTAGTGCTCAATGTGGCTAAGGTAAACCTTAAAAAAGTGGTGGATTTATTACCTGGAGTAAAAAGCCCAACGGTAGTTCCATTGTTTGATGAGGACTGGGTTGCTGTTCATTCTGTTATTGCAGAGCACGACTTCTGGGAAAAGATCAACAGCCTAAAAGCTGCAGGTGCACAGGGGATAGTAGTGATGCCAATTGAAAAAATAATTGCCTAA
- a CDS encoding glycosyltransferase family 2 protein produces the protein MDISIVVPLYNEDESLPELTSWIAKVMAENNFSYEILFVDDGSTDSSWSVIEDLKTQFDAVKGIKFRRNYGKSAALNVAFEAAQGDVVITMDADLQDSPDEIPELFRRIKEEKLDIISGWKKKRYDPITKTIPTKLFNAATRKMSGIKLNDFNCGLKAYRHDVVKTIEVYGEMHRYIPVIAKWAGFKKIGEQVVEHRARKYGVTKFGLSRFVNGFLDLLSIFFVGKFGKRPMHFFGSLGVFSFLLGTFMALWLIGEKLYHIAMLIPYKRDVTEQPLFYISLVAIILGSQLFLTGFVAELVTRNAPERNAYLIEKEIT, from the coding sequence ATGGATATTTCTATTGTAGTTCCTTTATATAATGAAGACGAGTCTCTTCCTGAGTTAACATCCTGGATTGCCAAAGTAATGGCTGAAAACAATTTCTCTTATGAAATCCTGTTTGTTGATGATGGAAGTACGGATTCTTCCTGGTCAGTAATTGAGGATTTGAAAACTCAGTTTGATGCCGTAAAAGGTATTAAGTTCAGAAGAAACTACGGTAAATCTGCTGCACTGAATGTTGCTTTTGAAGCTGCGCAGGGCGATGTGGTGATTACGATGGACGCGGATTTACAGGACAGTCCGGACGAGATCCCGGAATTGTTTCGCAGGATCAAAGAGGAAAAACTGGACATCATCTCCGGATGGAAAAAGAAACGCTACGACCCGATTACCAAGACCATTCCTACAAAATTATTTAATGCTGCCACCAGAAAGATGTCGGGCATAAAACTGAACGATTTCAACTGCGGACTAAAAGCCTACCGTCATGATGTGGTGAAAACGATTGAAGTGTACGGAGAGATGCACCGTTATATTCCGGTGATTGCAAAATGGGCAGGATTCAAAAAAATCGGAGAACAGGTAGTAGAGCACAGGGCCAGAAAATACGGAGTGACCAAATTTGGCCTCAGTCGTTTTGTCAATGGCTTCCTGGATTTATTGTCGATCTTTTTCGTTGGTAAGTTTGGTAAAAGGCCGATGCACTTCTTTGGTTCATTGGGTGTATTCAGCTTTCTGCTTGGAACTTTCATGGCTTTATGGCTGATTGGAGAGAAACTCTACCACATTGCCATGCTGATCCCTTATAAAAGGGATGTGACCGAGCAGCCTTTATTTTATATCTCATTGGTCGCCATTATACTCGGCTCTCAGCTTTTTCTTACCGGATTTGTGGCAGAGTTGGTTACCCGTAATGCGCCTGAAAGAAATGCTTATCTGATAGAAAAGGAGATCACTTAA
- a CDS encoding dihydroorotase, giving the protein MNLLITGVTIADPNSQFNQKTCDVRVEQGKITAIGNNLKPANQEEVFDGTGAILSPGFFDLNCSIGDPGFETKEDIETATKAAMSGGFTGLAVLPHTKPVVHSKGEVAYILNKAKGNLVQVLPIGAVSHDLEGKELAEMYDMKQSGAIAFSDGSKPITDDGFMSRALQYVKGFNGLMMVHPENKSIAGKSQINESKTSVLLGMKGVPALAEEMHISRDIFLATYHDAPLHISNITTAGSVALIKKAKKDGVKISCDVAAHYLVFTEELLNDFDSNYKVKPPLRGKSDIKALLNGLKDGTIDAVCSQHRPQEIEFKAVEFEIASYGIIALQTVLPLLIKAGLDAGQIAEKLSVNPRKLLNLPVPVIEENAEANFTVYHPAKEWEYNTTNNQSKSANSPLLNKKLTGKVQLVYNNKQLQAYG; this is encoded by the coding sequence ATGAATCTTCTCATCACTGGCGTAACTATTGCCGACCCAAACAGCCAGTTCAATCAAAAAACTTGTGATGTACGTGTAGAACAGGGCAAGATTACTGCTATTGGGAATAACCTGAAGCCTGCAAATCAGGAAGAAGTTTTTGATGGAACCGGTGCAATTTTATCCCCCGGATTCTTTGACCTGAACTGCTCCATCGGAGATCCGGGATTCGAAACCAAAGAAGATATAGAAACGGCGACCAAAGCGGCAATGTCAGGAGGTTTTACCGGATTGGCTGTTCTGCCACACACCAAACCCGTGGTTCATTCCAAAGGAGAGGTGGCCTATATCCTCAACAAAGCAAAAGGAAATCTGGTACAAGTATTACCAATAGGTGCGGTAAGTCATGATCTGGAAGGTAAAGAACTGGCAGAAATGTACGATATGAAACAATCTGGTGCGATAGCCTTCTCTGATGGCAGCAAGCCGATTACAGATGATGGTTTCATGAGCCGTGCCCTGCAATATGTTAAAGGCTTTAATGGACTGATGATGGTTCATCCGGAAAATAAATCCATTGCCGGCAAATCACAGATCAATGAAAGCAAAACCAGTGTACTCTTAGGAATGAAAGGTGTGCCTGCCTTAGCCGAAGAAATGCACATCAGCAGAGATATTTTCCTTGCTACTTACCATGATGCTCCGCTACACATCAGCAACATTACTACTGCCGGATCGGTAGCGTTGATTAAAAAGGCAAAAAAAGACGGAGTAAAGATCAGCTGTGATGTCGCTGCACATTATCTGGTATTTACCGAAGAGTTGTTAAACGATTTCGACAGCAATTACAAAGTGAAACCTCCATTGCGTGGAAAGTCCGATATCAAAGCCTTATTGAATGGCTTAAAAGACGGAACCATTGATGCGGTATGTTCACAACACCGTCCGCAGGAGATTGAATTTAAAGCTGTAGAATTTGAGATTGCGTCGTATGGAATCATTGCCCTGCAAACAGTTTTACCATTGTTGATCAAAGCCGGACTTGATGCCGGTCAGATTGCAGAAAAGCTGTCTGTCAATCCCCGCAAACTATTAAACCTTCCGGTGCCTGTGATCGAAGAGAATGCTGAAGCAAACTTCACTGTTTATCATCCGGCAAAGGAATGGGAATACAATACCACAAATAATCAGTCAAAATCGGCAAATTCGCCACTTTTGAATAAAAAATTAACCGGTAAAGTTCAACTGGTATATAATAACAAACAATTACAAGCATATGGATAA
- a CDS encoding glycosyltransferase → MFFSIIIPLYNRPQEINELLSTLTRQTYTQFEVLVIEDGSSHDAKAIVQKYEDSLDVKYFFKPNAGQGFARNYGFERATGDYFVIFDSDCLIPEDYLEIVKNYLFEHKLDAYGGPDAAHETFTPVQKAISYAMTSPFTTGGIRGNKKHIGQFHPRSFNMGVSREVYEKAGGFILTRLGEDIEYSIRIHESGFKIGLIPAAKVFHKRRTSFSQFYKQLHFFGRARINIYKHFPSELKLVHFFPAAFTCFVLFSVLMNIIWPPLAYICNFILLVYFVMIFFHSWQVNKTVKVAFFSIIASFIQLTAYGLGFMQDFFKRVVFKQQ, encoded by the coding sequence ATGTTTTTTTCTATAATTATACCACTTTATAACCGACCTCAGGAGATTAATGAATTGCTAAGCACGCTTACCCGTCAAACCTATACGCAGTTTGAAGTACTGGTGATTGAAGATGGTTCTAGCCATGATGCAAAAGCGATTGTTCAGAAATATGAGGATTCACTGGATGTAAAATACTTCTTCAAACCCAATGCGGGGCAGGGCTTTGCCAGGAACTATGGTTTTGAGCGGGCTACTGGAGATTACTTTGTGATCTTTGATTCTGACTGTCTGATTCCGGAAGACTACCTGGAAATTGTAAAGAATTATCTGTTTGAACACAAACTGGACGCTTATGGCGGACCAGATGCGGCGCACGAAACCTTTACCCCCGTACAAAAAGCCATCAGCTACGCCATGACTTCCCCGTTTACTACAGGTGGTATCAGAGGCAATAAAAAGCACATCGGACAATTCCATCCCCGGAGCTTCAACATGGGGGTATCCCGCGAAGTATATGAAAAAGCGGGTGGATTTATTCTGACCCGTTTGGGAGAAGATATCGAATACAGCATCAGGATTCATGAAAGCGGATTTAAGATCGGTTTAATTCCTGCGGCTAAAGTTTTTCATAAAAGACGAACAAGTTTTAGTCAGTTTTACAAACAACTACACTTTTTTGGAAGAGCAAGGATCAATATTTACAAACATTTTCCTTCCGAGTTGAAATTAGTACATTTTTTTCCGGCAGCTTTTACTTGTTTTGTACTCTTTAGTGTATTAATGAACATCATTTGGCCACCTTTGGCTTATATCTGTAATTTTATATTATTGGTATACTTTGTGATGATCTTTTTTCATTCCTGGCAGGTCAATAAGACGGTAAAGGTTGCATTTTTTAGTATAATTGCATCGTTTATTCAACTAACCGCTTATGGGTTAGGGTTTATGCAGGATTTTTTTAAGCGTGTAGTATTTAAACAACAATGA
- a CDS encoding L,D-transpeptidase family protein gives MKKALLLLIPFCLLLNACSWFKDTPEVGLVLSEHFDRKLYKDFDTAAYNVVFRKHYDSLKAKLSNPNTLKRFYDEHNYEPRLVTQYFPVGALDTLEAYISKSEDHGFNPDNFRQKQLSTSLKELSENKFQKIEEVYPVIADLELNAAEALIKYDNYMNYGVVNPRKLFSRYYVPVKRPDSASMFAALGTKDLGKLLKDVQPSSKQYKALQHRLNILKADGLGKSDQAKTIMVNMERLRWKLPEMGKEYVEVNIPDFSLTWFSEEDTVTHMKVCVGGKREEGYAEKIARYAKTGNLDDKPKNHETPILYSKLNSIQVNPIWNIPVSIARNEIYWMARRDPYYLSNSNINVYRNGKLIGEPDTIQWSNYSREKLPYQFKQGSGNGNALGKFKFIFDNGSSIYLHDTNNKSGFNKANRAISHGCVRVEKPLEFAENLVKDKYRYDQLRMEVNLPPLDTNRMNVYRKKLAKKADTVNIFKLRPTWFGTKKPVPLIINYITAWSEKGSIQFRPDVYGLDETLWLAMKKFM, from the coding sequence TTGAAAAAAGCGTTACTCTTATTGATCCCCTTTTGTCTGCTGTTAAATGCCTGTTCCTGGTTCAAAGATACCCCAGAGGTCGGTTTGGTCCTTTCAGAGCACTTTGACAGAAAATTATATAAGGACTTTGATACTGCAGCCTATAATGTAGTGTTTAGGAAACACTACGACTCCTTAAAAGCTAAATTATCCAATCCCAATACCTTAAAAAGATTCTACGATGAGCACAACTATGAACCTCGTCTGGTTACCCAGTATTTTCCTGTTGGGGCCCTCGACACACTGGAAGCATACATTAGCAAAAGTGAAGATCATGGTTTTAATCCGGATAATTTTCGTCAGAAACAGCTGAGTACATCTTTAAAGGAGCTTTCTGAGAATAAATTCCAAAAGATAGAAGAAGTATATCCTGTGATTGCCGATCTGGAGCTCAATGCTGCAGAGGCACTCATCAAATACGACAATTACATGAATTACGGGGTGGTAAACCCACGTAAACTTTTTTCCAGGTATTATGTTCCCGTAAAACGTCCGGATAGCGCAAGCATGTTTGCTGCCCTGGGAACTAAAGACCTGGGAAAGTTATTGAAAGATGTCCAACCTTCTTCTAAACAGTATAAGGCACTCCAGCATAGGCTAAACATCTTAAAAGCTGACGGACTGGGAAAAAGTGACCAGGCAAAAACGATCATGGTCAATATGGAACGTTTGAGGTGGAAGTTACCCGAGATGGGAAAGGAATATGTGGAAGTAAATATCCCTGATTTTTCGCTTACCTGGTTTAGCGAAGAAGACACGGTAACCCATATGAAAGTGTGTGTAGGGGGGAAAAGAGAAGAAGGATATGCCGAGAAGATCGCCAGATATGCGAAAACAGGAAACCTGGACGATAAGCCTAAAAACCATGAGACGCCAATCCTTTACAGTAAATTGAACTCTATTCAGGTAAACCCGATCTGGAACATTCCGGTAAGCATCGCCAGAAATGAAATTTACTGGATGGCCCGCAGAGACCCTTATTATCTTTCCAATAGCAATATCAACGTATACCGCAATGGAAAACTCATTGGGGAGCCAGATACCATTCAATGGAGCAATTATTCGAGAGAAAAGCTGCCTTATCAGTTTAAGCAAGGTTCAGGAAACGGGAATGCCTTAGGTAAATTCAAGTTCATCTTTGACAACGGTTCCAGCATTTATCTGCACGATACCAATAATAAAAGTGGCTTTAACAAAGCCAATCGTGCCATTAGCCATGGTTGTGTACGGGTAGAAAAGCCGTTGGAATTTGCAGAGAACCTGGTGAAAGACAAATATCGTTACGATCAGCTCAGGATGGAGGTAAATCTTCCGCCATTGGATACCAACCGGATGAATGTTTACAGAAAGAAACTAGCTAAAAAAGCAGATACCGTAAATATATTTAAGTTGAGGCCAACCTGGTTTGGAACGAAAAAACCTGTTCCCTTGATTATCAACTATATCACAGCATGGTCAGAGAAGGGTAGCATCCAATTCAGACCGGATGTCTACGGTTTAGATGAAACTTTATGGCTGGCTATGAAAAAATTCATGTAA
- a CDS encoding DUF4199 domain-containing protein, which translates to MKETATLNQLSAKNGVIIAIVIVVLSLVIHFINPMMPYTNFWVQIGIFVLCISLLVYSGKSIRTELGGYWSFGDAFKSFLIIALILTAATTLYNILLMTVIDPGLPAKAAAAMEESQRSMMGKMGMSDEQIDEALAKAGSMEEKLKITPKNIITSFGVGLAIYSVIALILAAILKKNPPLFKSGVEE; encoded by the coding sequence ATGAAAGAAACAGCGACTCTTAACCAATTATCTGCTAAAAATGGTGTCATCATTGCAATTGTGATTGTGGTGCTTTCCCTGGTTATCCATTTTATCAATCCGATGATGCCTTATACCAATTTCTGGGTGCAGATTGGAATATTCGTGCTTTGCATTAGTTTGCTGGTGTATTCTGGCAAGTCTATCCGGACTGAGTTAGGCGGATACTGGAGCTTTGGTGATGCATTTAAATCATTTCTGATCATTGCCCTTATCCTTACAGCGGCGACTACACTTTATAACATTCTGTTAATGACAGTGATTGACCCGGGACTTCCAGCTAAAGCTGCGGCAGCAATGGAAGAAAGTCAGCGGAGTATGATGGGTAAAATGGGAATGTCTGATGAACAGATCGATGAGGCATTGGCAAAAGCGGGAAGTATGGAAGAGAAGCTAAAGATTACGCCTAAAAATATCATCACCAGCTTTGGCGTAGGTCTGGCAATTTATAGTGTAATTGCATTGATCCTTGCTGCCATTCTTAAAAAGAATCCTCCGCTTTTTAAATCAGGAGTTGAAGAGTAA
- the hisD gene encoding histidinol dehydrogenase produces the protein MKIYSYKDLSKQEIEEICLRQLEDDSSIQDRVKNIVERVKTEGDSALLDYAQQFDQVTLTQLYLGKEEIESIAADIPAAEKEAIDTAYSNIRTFHAAQAVSESRIETMPGVNCWRESRAIERVGLYIPGGTAVLPSTFLMLGIPAVLAGCKEIVVCSPPQKDGKTNCYLAYCALKLGIERIYLVGGAQAVAAMAYGTESVPKVYKIFGPGNRYVTQAKQLIQSATMTAIDMPAGPSEVLVLADETANPAYVASDLLAQAEHGTDSQAILVATSLNVIENILKQIELQIQDLPRKDIAAKAIANSYVVLADNLEQGMLFSNTYAPEHLILSTTGFEPLIPLIYNAGSVFLGNLTPESAGDYASGTNHTLPTSGFAKAYSGVSLDSFLKKITFQHITEQGLTNIGRTVEVLAEAEGLQAHKNAITIRLKS, from the coding sequence TTGAAAATCTACAGTTATAAAGACTTATCTAAACAGGAGATTGAAGAAATCTGTTTAAGGCAGCTCGAAGACGATAGTAGCATCCAGGATCGTGTAAAGAACATCGTAGAACGGGTAAAAACTGAAGGTGATTCAGCCCTTCTGGATTATGCACAACAGTTTGACCAGGTCACCCTGACGCAACTTTACCTGGGTAAAGAAGAAATTGAAAGCATTGCTGCAGACATACCCGCAGCAGAGAAAGAAGCCATTGACACGGCGTATTCCAATATCAGAACCTTCCATGCGGCACAGGCCGTTTCGGAAAGCAGAATTGAGACCATGCCTGGCGTGAACTGCTGGCGGGAATCAAGGGCGATAGAACGGGTAGGATTATACATTCCAGGTGGGACTGCAGTACTGCCCAGTACCTTTCTGATGCTGGGTATCCCAGCCGTTTTAGCAGGCTGCAAAGAAATTGTGGTTTGCTCTCCTCCTCAAAAGGATGGAAAGACCAATTGCTACCTGGCCTACTGTGCTTTAAAACTGGGGATAGAGCGGATCTATCTGGTTGGTGGTGCTCAGGCGGTAGCAGCGATGGCCTACGGTACAGAAAGCGTTCCTAAAGTGTATAAAATATTTGGTCCCGGAAACCGCTATGTGACGCAGGCGAAGCAGCTGATCCAGTCGGCCACCATGACGGCAATTGATATGCCTGCAGGTCCTTCAGAGGTCTTAGTACTAGCAGATGAGACCGCAAACCCGGCTTATGTGGCTTCAGACCTGCTCGCTCAGGCAGAACACGGAACGGATAGCCAGGCTATTTTAGTGGCAACCTCTCTTAATGTTATAGAAAATATCCTGAAGCAGATTGAGTTGCAAATACAGGATCTTCCAAGAAAAGATATTGCTGCCAAAGCTATTGCCAACTCTTATGTGGTACTGGCAGACAATCTGGAGCAAGGGATGTTGTTCAGCAATACCTATGCTCCGGAACACCTGATTTTATCAACCACGGGTTTTGAACCACTTATACCCCTGATTTATAATGCAGGATCTGTATTTCTCGGCAACCTGACGCCTGAAAGCGCAGGAGATTACGCTTCCGGAACCAACCATACCCTGCCAACAAGTGGATTTGCGAAGGCCTATTCGGGCGTATCTCTGGATTCTTTTCTTAAAAAGATCACCTTTCAGCACATCACAGAACAGGGTTTAACTAATATAGGACGTACTGTAGAAGTCCTGGCAGAAGCCGAAGGTCTGCAGGCACACAAAAATGCAATCACTATTCGTTTAAAATCATAA
- a CDS encoding vWA domain-containing protein: MNFLYPGFLFALLAIAIPIAIHLFNFRKFKKVYFSNVQFLKEAKEQNSSREKLKHLLVLISRILAVIFLVLAFARPFIPLSSAGDPGRRNLISVYIDNSYSMETVNKEGNLLDEAKRKAKEIAAAYQLNDQFQLLSNDFDSKHQRAVNKEEFIRLLDEIRISPASRSLQQVVNRLQRESGANRNQIAYLLSDFQQSFVGSQPIQADKDVRYSFIKLNANSLPNISVDSVWSLSPVHQPNQAEQLVVQLHNYGEEDATDIPIKLTINQQQKAISNTKVPAGKSVKDTLSFSGLQKGWQKGVLKIKDFPLTFDDELNFSFQVNTEMKVLNISGDPSQKFIKSLFAADPYFKLSEMPEANIKYSSFPEYSLIVLSGLKQPSSGLAQQLKSYVQNGGSIVIFPDLDANGAIYTPFLTALSLPAVKQLNSGPAIASSIELKDPIFKDVFDQVPANMDLPVVNRYFSYLERNAGGKQGILQLPLGQFLFARYASGAGKMYLAASSLDPKDGNLSRHPVFVPMMLKIAFSSAKELPLYYTSGQSDLLEHEKISLGANQSLTLKSNGVEVIPEVRQMPGKTLLYVADQIRKPGFYDLKKADSVLAVVAFNDNRRESDMHYATDQNLSSLFGKQKIALYNSQKDAMSLNIQAKNNSVELWKLCLILAVVFLAIEILLIRFFNKTKNTQTP, translated from the coding sequence ATGAATTTCCTATACCCAGGTTTTCTTTTTGCACTGCTGGCAATAGCCATTCCTATTGCAATTCACTTATTTAATTTCAGGAAATTCAAGAAAGTATATTTTAGTAATGTACAATTCTTAAAGGAAGCCAAAGAACAGAACTCCTCCAGGGAAAAGCTTAAACACTTACTTGTCCTCATCAGCAGGATCCTTGCGGTGATCTTTCTGGTCCTTGCTTTTGCCAGGCCTTTTATTCCTTTATCTTCCGCCGGAGATCCCGGCAGAAGAAACCTGATCAGCGTCTATATTGACAACTCTTATAGCATGGAGACGGTCAACAAAGAAGGAAACTTGCTCGATGAAGCCAAAAGAAAAGCCAAGGAGATTGCGGCAGCCTATCAGCTCAACGATCAGTTTCAGTTGCTCAGCAATGACTTTGACAGCAAACATCAGCGGGCAGTCAACAAAGAAGAGTTTATTCGGCTGCTGGACGAAATCAGGATTTCCCCTGCCAGCAGAAGTCTGCAGCAAGTGGTCAACAGGCTGCAACGTGAAAGTGGGGCCAACAGGAATCAGATCGCTTACCTATTGTCGGATTTCCAGCAAAGCTTTGTCGGCAGTCAGCCCATTCAGGCAGATAAAGACGTCCGGTATTCCTTCATTAAATTAAATGCAAACAGCCTTCCTAATATTTCGGTAGACAGTGTATGGAGCTTATCGCCCGTGCATCAACCCAATCAGGCGGAGCAGCTTGTTGTTCAGCTCCACAATTACGGAGAAGAAGATGCAACCGATATTCCCATTAAACTGACTATCAATCAACAACAAAAAGCCATTAGTAATACTAAAGTTCCTGCTGGCAAATCTGTGAAAGACACGCTATCCTTTAGTGGATTGCAAAAAGGATGGCAAAAAGGAGTACTGAAAATAAAAGACTTTCCACTCACCTTTGACGATGAGCTCAACTTCAGCTTCCAGGTAAATACCGAGATGAAAGTATTGAACATCAGCGGAGACCCTTCGCAGAAGTTTATTAAATCCCTGTTTGCTGCCGATCCTTATTTTAAGCTCAGTGAAATGCCAGAGGCGAATATCAAATATTCCAGTTTTCCTGAATATAGCCTTATTGTACTCAGTGGCTTAAAGCAACCTTCATCCGGACTTGCACAACAATTGAAAAGCTATGTGCAAAACGGAGGATCCATAGTGATCTTTCCTGATCTGGATGCCAATGGTGCGATATATACGCCATTTTTAACTGCCTTATCTCTGCCTGCAGTAAAACAACTCAATTCCGGACCAGCTATTGCGAGTAGTATCGAACTCAAAGACCCCATCTTTAAAGATGTGTTTGATCAGGTTCCTGCCAATATGGATCTTCCCGTTGTAAACCGTTATTTCAGTTATCTGGAACGGAACGCGGGAGGGAAACAGGGGATTCTCCAATTGCCATTGGGTCAGTTTCTTTTTGCCAGGTATGCATCCGGAGCGGGAAAAATGTACCTGGCAGCCAGCTCGCTCGATCCTAAAGATGGCAACCTGTCCAGACATCCGGTATTTGTACCTATGATGCTTAAAATTGCTTTTTCAAGTGCCAAAGAACTGCCTTTATACTATACTTCAGGACAGAGCGATCTGCTGGAGCATGAAAAGATCTCTTTAGGTGCCAATCAATCTTTAACCTTAAAATCAAATGGGGTAGAGGTCATTCCTGAAGTCAGACAAATGCCTGGGAAAACCCTTTTATACGTAGCCGATCAGATTCGTAAACCTGGTTTCTACGACCTGAAGAAAGCCGATTCCGTATTAGCCGTGGTTGCCTTCAACGATAACAGAAGAGAGTCTGATATGCATTATGCCACAGACCAAAACCTGAGCAGCTTATTTGGCAAACAGAAGATCGCTCTATATAATTCTCAGAAAGATGCCATGTCTTTAAATATTCAGGCAAAAAATAACAGCGTAGAGTTATGGAAACTTTGCCTAATTTTGGCTGTTGTTTTTTTAGCCATTGAAATACTATTGATCCGATTTTTTAATAAAACAAAAAACACACAAACACCATGA